One genomic window of Salvelinus alpinus chromosome 9, SLU_Salpinus.1, whole genome shotgun sequence includes the following:
- the mdkb gene encoding LOW QUALITY PROTEIN: midkine b (The sequence of the model RefSeq protein was modified relative to this genomic sequence to represent the inferred CDS: substituted 1 base at 1 genomic stop codon), which translates to MRGQFSMTLVLLVVLMVTVEVRKPKRGAKQSALKCFVKCVPNAGDCGDGFCEATCGEHTTKQCNIPCNWKKAFADCKYRFTNWGECDTTTGTKSRSGSLKKDLFKLDCEATIXVTKPCSSRPKGKGGKGKKARGE; encoded by the exons ATGCGAGGACAGTTCTCAATGACACTTGTGCTGCTTGTGGTCTTGATGGTCACAGTAGAG GTCAGAAAGCCAAAGAGGGGGGCAAAGCAGAGTGCGTTGAAGTGCTTTGTCAAATGTGTTCCCAACGCTGGTGACTGTGGAGATGGGTTCTGTGAGGCCACCTGCGGTGAGCACACCACCAAACAATGCAATATCCCTTGCAACTGGAAGAAGGCCTTTG CTGACTGCAAGTACAGGTTCACCAACTGGGGAGAGTGTGACACAACCACCGGCACCAAGAGCCGGTCAGGAAGCCTGAAGAAAGACCTGTTCAAGTTAGACTGCGAGGCCACCATCTAGGTGACCAAGCCCTGCTCCTCCAGGCCAAAGGGGAAGGGAGGAAAAG GGAAGAAGGCAAGAGGAGAGTGA